The stretch of DNA CCACGGTGATCTCATCATCCTCTCCTTCTATGCCGACCGGTTCCTCAAACAGATGGTGCGCGCCATGGTCGGAACCCTGGTGGAAGTGGGCCAGGGGAAACGAGCGTCCGCCGACATGCGCCACGTACTCGCCGCGCACACTCGCGCAGCGGCGGGAAGAACCGCGCCGGCCCATGGCCTGTACCTTGTCCGGGTGGACTATGGCGAGACGACTATCCCCCATCCCACCTAGGTGACTCCCCCTGCGAGACAGGAACCCCTCCGTTTGGTATAGTCGCGCCAGCAACTTACGTTCACCTCACAAGGAGTCCCTCATGAAACATCTCTGTACGGCCATGTCTGTCCTCATGTTGGCAGCCGTGCTCATCACCCCGCAGCTCAGCTACGCCGGGGCGCAGCAGAACAAGATGGCTACCTGTAACAAGGATGCCAACGCCCAAGGCCTGAGTGGTGAAGGGAAGGGAGACGCGCGCAAGGCGTTCATGAAGGAATGCCTCTCCGCCAAGCCGGAAAAAGCCGCAGCCGGTTCGACGCAGCAGAACAAGATGGCCACGTGCAACAAGGACGCGAAAGCGAAGAAATTGGCCGGCGACGAGCGCAAGAAGTTTATGAAGGAGTGTTTGTCTAACTAGGCACAGTACCCCCCGGCGCCACCGCACGGCCGCGCCGGGGGGTAACCAGGGTCACATCGACGCGGAATGGGACCCTAGCGAGGGTTGTGGGAATCTCGATTGTCGAGTTTCTTCCGTAACTCGATGAGTTCTAGTTCGAGAGCGGCAAATCGATCGGCGGTCGGATCCGGCATATTGGTGTGGTCCATGGTCGCATCGGGAAGCCGCTCCCCTTGCGACTTGATGATCCTGGCCGGCACTCCGATCACGGTGGAGTTCGGCGGCACGGACTTCAAGACAACGGAATTCGCGCCGATTTTCACGTTGTCGCCGATCGTAATCCCGCCGAGAATTTTTGCCCCCGCCCCAACGACTACGTGACTGCCGAGCGTCGGGTGACGCTTGCCACGCTCCTTCCCCGTTCCACCGAGGGTCACGCCCTGAAACAGGGTGACATTGTCCCCGACCTCAGCCGTTTCTCCGATCACCACACCCATGCCGTGATCGATAAAAAACCGCTCCCCGATCTTCGCCGAAGGATGAATCTCAATTCCTGTCAGCCAGCGGGCTAGTTGAGAAATCGCGCGGGGGAGGAACGGCACACGACGCCCTTTGAGCCAATGCGCGAGGCGGTACGCCAACAAGGCGTGAAATCCTGCGTAGGTCAAAATGACTTCGAGCCGGCTGGTGGCGGCCGGGTCTCGGTCGAAAATCGCTTGGAGGTCCTGGGAGATGGTCTTGAACATACGTGATATCAGAGTCAACAGCCGGCCGAACGCTACGCGCTAGGCCCGCTCGATCAGGCAGACGGCCTGTGCCGCGACCGCTTCTTCTCGCCCGACCGCATCCAACCCTTCGCCGCTTTTGACTTTGACATTCACCAGATCCGGATCCACGTGCAGCACCCCGGCGATGATCTTCTGCATGGCCGCCAGATGCGGGCTCAGCCGCGGCGCCTGCGCGATGATCGTGCTATCCACATTCGCCAGACGATAACCCTTCGCACGCAGCTTCTCGACGACATCTTCAAGCAACTTGAGGCTCGAAATATTCTTAAATCGCTGATCC from Nitrospira sp. encodes:
- a CDS encoding PsiF family protein; translation: MKHLCTAMSVLMLAAVLITPQLSYAGAQQNKMATCNKDANAQGLSGEGKGDARKAFMKECLSAKPEKAAAGSTQQNKMATCNKDAKAKKLAGDERKKFMKECLSN
- the cysE gene encoding serine O-acetyltransferase; amino-acid sequence: MFKTISQDLQAIFDRDPAATSRLEVILTYAGFHALLAYRLAHWLKGRRVPFLPRAISQLARWLTGIEIHPSAKIGERFFIDHGMGVVIGETAEVGDNVTLFQGVTLGGTGKERGKRHPTLGSHVVVGAGAKILGGITIGDNVKIGANSVVLKSVPPNSTVIGVPARIIKSQGERLPDATMDHTNMPDPTADRFAALELELIELRKKLDNRDSHNPR
- the ispF gene encoding 2-C-methyl-D-erythritol 2,4-cyclodiphosphate synthase, translating into MTGVRVGCGWDIHPLVAGRKLILGGLEIPHHKGLQGHSDSDALVHAICDALLGAMGEGDLGRHYPSSDQRFKNISSLKLLEDVVEKLRAKGYRLANVDSTIIAQAPRLSPHLAAMQKIIAGVLHVDPDLVNVKVKSGEGLDAVGREEAVAAQAVCLIERA